The Pyrus communis chromosome 14, drPyrComm1.1, whole genome shotgun sequence sequence TTCATGGAGGTTCCTGTAACCTCTCCCCAAGGGCTCTACCTCAAAGGTATTGAATATTCAAATAGTAAAAACATGAATTTCTGGGGTTTTTCTTAGTGgggtattttttatttgtttattttttttttctgaatttgtTGAGGATTTATTtgtgaatttcaattttgtttggtGCAGATGTGATTAATAGGCTTCATTCTCTGAGGGGCAGAGGCATGGCTTCCATGTATTCATGGTCTTCTAAGAGGTGAATTTTAGTCCCTTTTCTAAAATccctaaatttttaaaattgtattttttaagacAGTTTTGTAATTGCATTGGTTTGATTGAATGAGTGCAGAAACTATAAAGGTGGTTATGTTTGGCATGATCTCTGTGAAGGTGATCTGATTCCTCCGGCTCATGGAAATGAGTACGTCCTTAAAGGTTCTGAGCTCTTTGATGAATCGAATTCGGGTAAATGGCATACATGATTTATTTTCTCATTGTTTGGTTGATAGGAATTCAAGTTACTGATTTCAAACTTGCCATTTATTTTCTCATTCAGTATTCACCATAATTTTCGATTCCATAGCTAAGAAGTTTAAGATCCTAATGTAGATACTTTGTTTATTCATCTGTTGTTTCTGTCCAGATCGGTTTAGCCCAGTGGCAGAAATTAAAATCCAGAACTTGAAACAATTACCAGAACCAGCATCTTCTAGGAGCCAAGATGATTCTTCATCGTCGTCAAGTTTGAATGGGAAGCAAATAAAGCATTCTCAAGAAGATGAGCTCTCTCCTCCAGTTCAACGTCCCGAAGGCTCTTCTAGCGCTTCTCCGGAGTCTACAGTCGGAAAGAATTCCACTTGGGGGGGTTCACTGAGCTTGACAGATTACAAGATTTACAAGAGTGACGGTTTAGCTGATGCTTCCACGCAGACTGAAGAAAATGGGAACAAACCTAAAGCATCAGAAACTTGTACAAGAGGTGTTTCCACAGATGGTGGGTCATTAGAACCGGATTCCAGTTATTATCATGATCGAGTGCCGTGTGTGAAAGAGAACTCTGAGATTCGCAGTTATTCAGTTTCTCCTCCTCTGTCATCCCCCAGCCCATCTTCGTCAGGTGGGAAGACTGAAACTTTGGAATCACTTATTAGGGCTGATGTTAGTAAACTCAACAGTTTTAGAATAGCTGAAGAGGAAGACATTCGAATGCAAAACAATCCAAGGGTTAAGGCTACCAATGCACTTATGCAACTTATATCATGTGGTTCATTATCAGTGAAGGATCACAATTTTGGTCTTATTCCAAGCTACAAGCCCCGGTATTGCCATTCGAATTTCCACTCCCCATTATTCTCTACTAAAGTAATGCTAGGAGAGCTAGACTGCCTTTCAGAGAATCCAAGGCTCATGGGTTTGAGATTGGAAGATAAAGAATATTTTAGTGGGAGCTTGATTGAGACTAAAATGCTCAAGGAGGAAGATGGACGTACAGCTCTAAAACGATCATCATCATACAATGCTGACAGGTTAACCTAGTTTCTAAACTTATCCTTCAATTCTTTTAGAAATTTAGACAGCTTTTGCATTAAACCACAAGTATGTGAGGGTCATCTCCTAGCATGTTTTAGTAAGGTCTTACCAAATTTTAGTCAAAAGCATACGTAGGATGATAAAATTGAGGTGGAATGGTGAAAGCCAGGGATTCTATCCGAGTTTTGAAGTTTCTTACAACCTACAAGAATTaagatttataatttttaaatccGATTAATCAGTTGTAGAATTTGAATGCTAGAAAATGAAACCTTACCGATGAAGATTCCTGAGTCTAGTGCGGTTAAACATTCCAAATTATGTTAGAAGTTGATCAACTTGAGCTTGGGTCCCTTGGATGCTTTTTCATTCTTGGCGACACAAGTGCATTTTGAACTCAAAAGGTTTGGTTGCTTAGCAAGTTTAAGCTTTATCAAGACCATGATCAATTCAGTTAGGCTTCTGAACATCTCAGCTAGGCCGGTTCAAGCAATTGGAATGTTGAATCGTTTTAGGTGTGATGTCTGAGTTAGGCAGGGACAATACCTGTTAGATGGTAACTCATAAGTAATAAATAAAATGGTACAAAAGAATGTTGAATTGTTTTAGGTGTGATGTCTCAAATTCCTAAGTTAGCTCGGTCAATTACAGGGTTTGTATTTAATAACTTTTTCGGGTTTACTAGGGTAGAAAGGAATGCCTTTCTTTGTTAAGAATTTAGCTGTGGTAATATTACAAATGTGCAACTCTTATAAAAGTTTgattctaaaataaaaaatcatgtcaaaTCATGAGATTTTGCATTGATCCTGAACAAGTAATGAAGCagattcatttctttcttttgacaTTATGAGCCGATGCATGTTACATGCTAGCTGAAAACAAATTCAAGGGGCTACATGTCTCAGGTCCACCTAGTCGCCATCTTTGGGAGTTCCTCTCATTTGGGGATAAGTTTGTCGAGTATTCTGGAGTTCTTGTCTTAAAAAGTTATGTGGGTACTTATAAGAAAGGATTAGCCTCTGGTTAATTTGTTGATTGAGTTTTAATTGTATCTGGTCGGTACTGGGCGGTCATCAGTTAAATGCTAACCATCCATATTTCTGATACTGCTGTACCAGCATAACTACTTTTTATGGTTCAAATGCTAAACTTGTCAACTTGCAGGAGTTGCAAGAAGCTGGATTCAGAAGAGGACAAAGAGGAGTCTACGTCAGGACGTTTGAAATGCATCCCAATATCAATCAAAGCTTCGCTGAACAAGCAACTGCGAAGCGAATCTATGAGATCCCCCATTTCCGATAAACCAAGGAACTCCTCAGATGGAGTTGATGGTGCACATATCAATACCCACTGTATATCCAATGGAGTTAGTAAAAGAATCAAAGACCCTTCATCTCTTAAAAAGCAATCAAAAAGGTTAGATTCATTTagagaagagaaggagaaggtgaTCAAAATCGAAGAAAGTTGAGTGCCGAGTCCTCTCTGTTTTCACCTTGTTCAAATTTATTACCGTAATCCGGTTTTGTTCTTGTCAATGTTGGTTgacattttgtttgttttcctcCAAAACAGGCTTGCTTCAGGAGCTCGGGTTATAATCCAATCCAGAGCACCTGTCGATACCACCGCAGTTGGCAGCTCGTAGACACCAATGCCAAGCAGAAAAGCAAGGGGTAAATTTTCAGGtggtttgaatttcaaatgatGTAAACTTGTTGGCGGGTGAGGTAAAAggaattccttttttttttgtacatctgaaaagtaaaaagaaaggAGCAATCATTTACTTTGCAAAAGGGAATGGTGTAATATTAGGTGCGGTCCTGGTT is a genomic window containing:
- the LOC137715888 gene encoding protein SOSEKI 3-like → MEGRMKKYSQVSPERAKVWTEKSPKYHQNRKVPVVYYLSRNRQLQHPHFMEVPVTSPQGLYLKDVINRLHSLRGRGMASMYSWSSKRNYKGGYVWHDLCEGDLIPPAHGNEYVLKGSELFDESNSDRFSPVAEIKIQNLKQLPEPASSRSQDDSSSSSSLNGKQIKHSQEDELSPPVQRPEGSSSASPESTVGKNSTWGGSLSLTDYKIYKSDGLADASTQTEENGNKPKASETCTRGVSTDGGSLEPDSSYYHDRVPCVKENSEIRSYSVSPPLSSPSPSSSGGKTETLESLIRADVSKLNSFRIAEEEDIRMQNNPRVKATNALMQLISCGSLSVKDHNFGLIPSYKPRYCHSNFHSPLFSTKVMLGELDCLSENPRLMGLRLEDKEYFSGSLIETKMLKEEDGRTALKRSSSYNADRSCKKLDSEEDKEESTSGRLKCIPISIKASLNKQLRSESMRSPISDKPRNSSDGVDGAHINTHCISNGVSKRIKDPSSLKKQSKRLDSFREEKEKVIKIEESLLQELGL